The Apium graveolens cultivar Ventura chromosome 11, ASM990537v1, whole genome shotgun sequence genome has a window encoding:
- the LOC141697472 gene encoding exopolygalacturonase-like: MASPKRFEMKIMLSIVLLISSVANGAEDGTCNLYDRRGLTENVGSSVQGAVHGAVHGAAAHGAAAMSSVSRAATSATSSSSKPATSMKADVAAPAAAGAPAGAAPAAGGAPGAAPGGAPGPDGAVVFDVSKCPNAKGDGQTDVTQGVLKAWNDACHSTSTAKVLIPEGEWLTAELDFAGPCTAPLPIIVEIQGTLKAKPDAKSFPSGMWINIFQTGVKLMGGGTIDGQGCEAWKTKKPGGDALPDSLCITQCNVSSAENINILNSKGFNMKVVESDDFVANNLKITCAGDSPNTDGIHIGKVKNLKITNSVIGVGDDCISIGDDSTDVTITNITCGPGHGISIGSLGRYPDEKDVKNVLVSNCTFLNTTNGARIKTMHESPTLSAMNITFQDIIVQHTFNPIIIDQHYFADKPGPSKVKVSGVTFKNFKGTSLSNVAVSLNCSEAAPCEGINLADIDFTYTGNNTNTTLGSECANAKATFGGKMMPAGCAI; the protein is encoded by the exons ATGGCTTCACCGAAAAGATTCGAGATGAAAATTATGTTGAGTATTGTTCTGCTGATCTCTTCAGTGGCCAACGGTGCTGAAGATGGTACTTGTAATTTGTATGATCGCCGCGGTCTTACAGAAAATGTTGGTAGTAGTGTGCAGGGTGCTGTGCATGGTGCTGTGCATGGTGCTGCTGCTCATGGTGCTGCTGCTATGTCTAGTGTTAGTAGGGCTGCTACGTCTGCAACATCTAGTTCTAGTAAGCCTGCTACGTCTATGAAGGCTGATGTTGCTGCACCTGCTGCTGCTGGTGCGCCTGCTGGTGCTGCTCCTGCTGCTGGGGGTGCACCTGGTGCTGCTCCTGGTGGTGCACCTGGTCCTGATGGGGCTGTCGTTTTTGATGTATCAAAGTGTCCCAATGCAAAGGGAGATGGACAGACTGACGTCACTCAG GGCGTATTGAAGGCGTGGAATGATGCTTGTCATTCAACTTCAACAGCCAAAGTTCTGATACCAGAAGGAGAGTGGCTGACTGCTGAGCTTGATTTTGCGGGACCTTGCACTGCTCCTCTGCCTATAATTGTGGAAATTCAGGGTACCTTAAAGGCAAAGCCTGATGCTAAATCATTTCCCAGTGGCATGTGGATCAATATCTTTCAAACTGGTGTTAAACTCATGGGTGGAGGTACTATTGATGGACAAGGTTGTGAAGCTTGGAAGACTAAAAAACCTGGCGGTGATGCTCTTCCAGAT TCTCTTTGTATCACTCAATGTAATGTCTCTAGTGCCGAAAACATCAATATACTTAATAGCAAAGGATTCAATATGAAAGTAGTTGAGTCCGATGATTTCGTGGCTAACAATCTGAAGATAACTTGCGCTGGAGATAGCCCAAACACAGATGGCATTCACATAGGTAAAGTTAAGAACTTGAAAATAACTAACTCTGTCATCGGAGTAGGTGACGATTGCATTTCTATTGGAGATGACAGTACTGATGTCACCATCACTAATATCACATGCGGTCCTGGACATGGCATCAG TATCGGTAGTCTTGGTAGATATCCAGATGAAAAGGATGTTAAGAATGTTCTTGTAAGCAACTGTACATTCTTGAACACAACAAACGGGGCACGAATCAAGACAATGCACGAGTCGCCAACCCTATCAGCGATGAACATCACATTCCAAGACATTATCGTACAACACACATTTAATCCCATCATAATCGATCAACACTATTTTGCAGACAAACCAGGG CCTTCAAAAGTAAAGGTTTCAGGAGTTACTTTCAAAAATTTCAAGGGCACCTCATTGTCGAATGTTGCAGTGAGTCTAAATTGCAGTGAGGCAGCTCCGTGTGAAGGAATCAACTTGGCAGACATTGATTTTACTTACACCGGAAATAATACAAACACGACTCTCGGATCAGAATGTGCTAATGCTAAAGCCACATTTGGCGGCAAAATGATGCCAGCAGGTTGTGCAATTTAA